The genomic stretch CAGCTACAGAGAACCTTGAAAGAATTCGAATGACAACTCAAGTTTGAGAAAAGACTTATATACAAGTAAAAGGTTGCATTCCAGGTAGTCTATCGATAGTATACTTTCGGTTGAGTCGATGACAATTCAAGTGGCTGTCACGAGGCCATGGACCCCGCGAACCGCGACCGGCCAACCAAGTTTCTTGGTACGGACCTTATCAGAAAACATCTCGTCTCACGTGGCATCGTGGCGGGTTTCAAAAGGAAAAAGGCCAGAATGTTCAAAGCGTTTATTCAGCGAAGCATAAGCCAGGATTTCGATCTGGCCCAGTTCGTTAACGCCCAGACGATCATTCGCTTTTCTCTCCGGTTGGCGATCCGAATCGCACTGCTGGCTGCCCTGATCGTGATACTGGCACTGTCTGTGATGGATCTGTTTGGAATCCTGCGCTATCCGCTGATGCGCGACCTTCTGATCGGAGTGGCAATCACCCTGCCGCTGGCTTTCACGCTCACCATGCTGACATCGCTCTATGTCGGTTATGGCGTCATGCATCTGGCGACCACACGGCGGGAGTACGAGCATCTCAGTCGAACGGACATGTTGTCCGGCCTGCTCAATCGCCGGGCCTTCATCTCGGAAATCACCGACCACATGGAAGGCCATCTCCTGCTGCTCGATATTGATCGTTTCAAACAGGTCAATGACCATTTTGGCCACCAGACCGGCGACCATGTTATCGCCGCCGTATCCGAAAAACTGAAGCAATCGATCGGCCCTCAGCATCTGATTGCCCGCCTTGGTGGCGAAGAATTTGCGGTCTTTTTTCAGGATGTGGAGGACACTCAAGTCATACGCCTCGCCGAGAGAGCACGCCACGCCATAGCGTCGACCGAAATTCCAGCCGACGGACAAATCATTCGGGTCACCGTCTCCGGTGGCCTTGCGAGACGCCGCAGTGGACTGAGCTTTGCCCAGGCCTACGCCATGGCGGATCGTGCGCTCTACTGCGCGAAGGCGTCCGGTCGCAACCGTCTCGTGAGCGAGCGCGAACTGGACCCGGTCATTGCCGAGGGATTACCCGTACCCATGGCCAGGCATGATCTGGCCGTTGCGACCTGAATTTCGTCCCTCGATCGTGCTCCTATTTGGTGCCGTTGAGATTCCAGTCATAGCTGAGATAGCGCAACCGGTAATCGCCTCTTCGGGCGGCTTCCTGGGCCGTAGCATCCAGTCCCATCGCCTCACCATACAGCGCCAGGAACGCACCGATCGTATTCGTCCCGCGAAACCCCGTCTCAAAGTCCTCGCCATACCATTTGAAGATCGAGGAAATCTCGAGAGCCTGCCCATTCAGCCGATTTCGCGTCCTGTCCGCCAGAAACAGTTTCGTCTGCTCGTCAAGCTGCCGGTCAAGCGCTTGGCCGCTATAGGCCTCGGCACGCAGATCCGGGCAGCCGATACTGGCACAATTGACGGCAAAGTGGATCCGGGGATCATTGTAGCGGCCAGAGCCTCGGATCATCCCGTGTTCGACATCATCGAGCGAATGCATAACGCCAAACAACGGCACGATCTCGCGCTTCCAGGGTGACGCAAAGACCCCGCCCAGGTCCCGGATGGACTTCAGCCCCGGATACCCTGTCAGAATCGATTCGATCGTATGGGCATTATAGACATTGATCAGAAATGCCAGTTGCTCGTCTTTCGACCAACCGTCAAAGGTTGCCCGCGACACTGCCGCCGTCTTTTCGAGATAGCTGGCAAGTCGCGCCCTGTCCCTCTTGAAACCATCATAGTCCACGCGCGTGGCACGACCCTTATCCCACGGCTTCACATGGGCCTTGAGCAACGCATCCAAGGCCGAATGATCGAACGAGGCCGCCTGAGCTCCACCGGCCACCCCCAGGACAATCATGATCGCAACGCACAAACGAGAAATGAAATACAGCAACGGAGACCTCCTGAAAACCCGGACAAATGTCCGTCCTCGCAGATAGCGCACAAACGGACGGATCAAGAGGTTGGTCGCCGGTATCACGCAATTCTTACAAAGGCGGACCGTGGTGTTGATGGTGTTGGAGAAGCCGCAGCTTATCCGCCAATCAGGCTCAGCCACTCATCTTCGGTCATGACAGCGACGCCCAGTTCCCGCGCCTTGTCGAGCTTTGAGCCGGCGCCGGGGCCCGCCACCACATAGTCGGTCTTCTTGGATACGGAGCCTGCAACCTTGGCTCCGAGACTTTCCGCCCGTGCCTTGGCTTCGTCCCGCGTGAAGCGTTCCAATGAGCCAGTAAAAACGACGGTCTTACCAGCAACAACGCTATTGCTGGCGACAGGCATCTCGGCATCGAGCGGAGTGACCTCGTCCAGCAGACGGCCCACCACCTGGAGATTACGAGGCTCCTTGAAGAATTCGACAATGGAGGCCGCCACGACCTCGCCGATGCCTTCAATGTTGTTCAACTCGTTCCAGGCCTCGCCGTATCGAGGGCCGGCCCCTTGCATGGCCGCCGCGAAGGCAGTGTAGGAGCCGTATGACCGTGCCAGAAGCTTCGCCGTCGTTTCTCCGACATGGCGAATGCCGAGCGCAAAGATGAAGCGGTTGAGGGCAATCTCTCGCCTCGCATCGATGGCATCGAACAATTTGCCGACACTCACGCGCCCAAACCCCTCGATATTCTCCAGCTTTGTCAGGGAGCGTTCCTGCCGGGTCTTGAGAGTGAATATATCAGGCGCCGTACGGATCATCAGCGCCGGGTCCTCACTCTCGAAGAAGAAATCAACCTGCTTGGTCCCCAGCCCCTCAATGTCGAAGGCATTGCGCGAGACGAAGTGCTTGATGTGCTCGATCGCCTGGGCACGACAGACGAAGCCCCCTGTGCAGCGGGTTACGGAATCGAGCTTGCCGGTTTTCTCGTTCTTTTCCCGCACAGCATGGCTTCCGCAAACCGGACAGTTCTTCGGAAACACATAGGACACAGCCTCATCTGGGCGTTGGTCCATGACCACATCGACAATTTGTGGAATGACATCACCCGCCCGCTGCACGATGACCATGTCCCCGACACGGATGTCGCGCCCGTCGCGGAGCGGTTCGCCCGAATTGCCGATCCCCTTGATATAGTCCTCGTTGTGGAGCGTTGCATTCGTCACGACGACACCACCGACAGTGATCGGCTCAAGCCGGGCAACGGGCGTCAGCGCCCCCGTTCGTCCCACCTGAATGTCGATGGCAAGGAGCCGTGTCGTCGCCTGCTCGGCCGGGAACTTGTGGGCCGTGGCCCAGCGCGGCGAGCGCGAACGAAAACCAAGCCGCGCCTGAAGATCGAGCCGGTCAACCTTGTAGACCACACCATCGATGTCATAGTCGAGCTCTGCTCTTTGCAGGCCGATGTCGCGGTAATGGGCGAGTATCTCTTCAACCGAGTTCAGACGCCGCGTCAGCGGATTGACCGGGAAGCCCCAGCGATTGAAGGTCTCAACCATGCCCCATTGCGTCTCCGCCGGCATCTCGCTCATCTCGCCCCAGGCATAGGCAAAAAAGCGCAGCTTGCGGCTCGCCGTTACCTTGGGATCAAGCTGGCGAAGCGAGCCGGACGCCGTATTGCGCGGATTGACATAGGTTTGCTTGCCCTCGGCCTCCATCAGCGCATTCAGCGCCAGGAAATCGGATTTCGCCATATAGACTTCACCGCGCACCTCGACCACATCGGGCGCATCAGCAGGCAGTTCGGTCGGGATTTCCGTGATGGTCCGGATATTGGCGGTGACATTCTCGCCGGTCGTCCCGTCACCGCGCGTCGCCGCCGTCACCAGCTTGCGGTTCTCGTAGCGCAGCGACATGGAAAGCCCGTCGATTTTTGGCTCTGCAGTAAAGGCGATCGAGCCGTCAGGAAGTTGCCCAAGAAATCGGTAGACCGAGGACACAAAATCTGTGACGTCTTCGTCCGAAAACGCATTGTCGAGGGACAGCATGGGGCGCGCATGCACGACCTGGGCAAAGATGCCGGCGGGCGCAGCCCCCACTCTCTGGGAGGGACTATCGCTGCGGACAAGTCCCGGAAACCGCTCTTCTATGGCGTCGTTGCGCCGCTTGAGCGCATCGTAATCGGCATCCGTGATCTGCGGCGCGTCCTTGCCGTGATAGAGCGCATCGTGATGGGCAATCTCGGCGGCCAGTCGCTGAAGCTCAAGAACCGCCTGTTCTTCTGTGAGGTCCTCGACGGCAACAAGATCAACAGCCATGACATTCTCCCGGTTCTGACCCACTGGTCTTAGCCGAATTATGCGGAATGAAAAGACGCCCCGGAGACTGGCTGCGGCCTAATCCACCGTCGTGGCCAGGTCGAGCCTGGCAAGCAGCGGAAGATGGTCGGACGCCCGACGCGCCAGCGGACTGTCATGTACGGAAACCTCGGAGATCAGGCCCGGACGATTGGCCATGATCCGGTCAAGCGACAGCACCGGAAGGCGGGCCGGAAAGCTCGGAACCGGTGGCGGAAGTGGTCCGAACATGGGTTCAAGCCGCGTCAGGGCCGAGCCTGGCCCGAGCCGCCACTCGTTGAAGTCGCCCATCAAGAGTGTCGGTCGCGCATCACGCTTTTGCAGGAGGTCAAGGATCACATCGGCCTGCTGCCGACGCGCCCAGCGCATCAGGCCGAGATGCGCCGCAATCACCCGAAGCGACGCACGCCCCTCCAGATCGATTTCCGCAACCAGCGCGCCGCGTGGCTCAAGACCCGGCAGGGCGATCTGATGCACGTCCTTGACGATCCCCTGGCGGAAAAGCAGCACATTGCCCCGCCAGCCATGCGCGCGCGCATGGGCCTTGGTGGCCGGCGTGACAGGGACCGGCACAAGTCCAGTCTCAAGCCGCAACCGACCGAGATCGAGAAGTCCGATCCGCTCGCCAAACCGTTTGTCGGCTTCCTGCAACGCAATCACGTCCGGACCGATCTCCCGGATCACATCAATGACCCGATCCGGATCAAACCGTCCATCCGTGCCGACGCATTTGTGTACATTGTAGGAGGCAACGGTGATGTGATCACTCGCCGACGAGAGACCCGCATCTGCCGGACTGCGGTCACGATTGCGCAAGGATGCGATCATGGTGCGCGCGAGACTGGGCTTACTCTTCGCCATGACCGTCCTTCCTTCTTACATCCTCTACATTCTCCTGGATCATAGATAGGGTGATCCGAGCCAGAGAAAACGTTCAAACAGGCGAAGCGGAAATGGTCTGGCCCGCAAGGTGGGCAGATCGAGTTCTTCGGAATTGTCGATGGACCGCTGGATCCGCCTGTTGATCTGTGCCGTGAAGTCCCTGTCATAGACCTCCAGATCGATTTCGAAATTCAGGCGAAGCGAACGGGAATCCAGATTGGATGAACCGACAAAACTCCATTGGTCGTCAACGGTCAGCAGTTTTGAATGATCAAACGGACCGAAGGCCCGATAGACCCGGCACCCTTCCCGCAGCACGGGTTCGAGCTGGGCCATCATGGCGTGGCCGACCAGCGCCAGATTGTTGCTTGCCGGCAGCACGATTTCGACAGAGACACCCCGGCGCGCGGCAGTGTTCAGTGCGGAGAGGAAGATATTGTCCGGCAGGAAATACGGCGACATGATCCGGATCGAACGCTGCGCCACTGAAAACGCGCCGATGAGCACTTTGTGATTGGCTTCCAGATTGGCGTCCGGCCCGGAGGCAACCGCGCGCGCCAGACAGGGTTCGCCGGGCGGCAGATCATCGAACGCGATCTGCCAGGCTCCCCCGACAAGCGCCTCCCCCGTCTCGAAATGCCAGTCTTCGGCAGCAATCGACAGGATTTCCGCAACCACGGGTCCCGCGACCTTGAAATGCGTGTCCAGCGAAGCATTCGGCCCGGCAAAGTCCGCACGAATGTTCATCCCGCCGACAAAAGCGGTCTGGCCATCCACAACCATGATCTTGCGGTGAGTGCGAAGGTTCGCATAGGGAAGTCTCAAACCGGCAATGACCTTACCGTTGAACGTCTCAACCGGAACATCGGCATCTCGCAGATGGCCGATGATGCTCGGTACGCTGTAGCGGGCGCCAACCGCATCCACCAGCACACGAACAGCCACTCCTCGCCGATGGGCCTCGATCAGACGGTCGGCGAGCCTGAGCCCCACCTCGTCCCGGTCAAAGATATAGGTCTCCAGAATGATGCTGCGCTCAGCCGCGTCGATCGCCGCACCCATCGCTTCGTAAGTCACATCCCCGGTTTCAAGCATCGAGATGCGATTGCTGCAGGACAGCGGATGGCGGGTTACATAATCGCCGAGCCGCTTGAGCGCACCGAACGCCGAACCGAACTGGCTTTCGACAGTGCTGCGGCCAATCGTGTATTGCGAAAGGTCGCGCCAGATTTCGTCCAGCTGATAGGCGCGCCGAGACCTTATGGACGCGCGCCGTATCCGATTGATGCCCACAACCCCGTAGATCATGGCACCGATCAGCGGCGACAGCACGATAACGCCGACCCAGCCAAGAGCCGAGCGCACCTCGCGCTTGGTCATGGCGGCATGAGTCGCTGCAATCGTCCCGAAAATTACCGAGAGTGTCGCAAGAACATGCGGCCAGTAGACGGTGGAAAACTCATACATGGTGCCGGAGCGAAACAGGTTTCTTGCAGGATTGCAACGTCCATATGGGGATCACCCAGCTCGGTTGCCAGCCGCCAGCAACTGCGCGGCCGCTGCCCGCGCCTCATCGGTGATCGAGGCCCCGGCCAGCATGCGGGCGATTTCCTCCCGCCGATGATCCGGCTCCATGATCGCGACCCGGGTGGCGATCTTCTCGCCATTGTCGCCAGTTGGGCCCTTGGAGATCAGAAAATGGGTCGATGCGCGCGCAGCCACCTGGGGCGCATGGGTCACCGACAGCACCTGCACCTTGTCAGACAGGCGTTTCAGCCGCTGACCGATCGCATCGGCAACTGCACCGCCGACACCGGTGTCGATTTCGTCAAAGACCAGCGTTGGCGCCGAACCCTTGTCCGCCAGTGCGACCTTCAAGGCGAGCAGGAAACGGGACAATTCGCCGCCCGACGCCACCTTCATGATCGGCCCAGGGCGCGTGCCCGGATTGGTCTGCACATGAAACTCGACCGTATCGATACCCTCAGCCGTCGCCGCCTCCGAATCAGCGGTCACCTCCACCATGAAGCGCGCCCGCTCGAGCTTCAGCGCAGGCAATTCGGCCATCACCGCATCCGACAGGGCCGAGGCGGCATTCCGGCGCTTTTCCGACAGCGCGCGCGCCAGATGGTGGTAATGCGCCTTCGCCTCGCCCACTGCAGCCTCAAGCTGACCGAGACGCTCCTCCCCGGCATCAAGATCGGCAAGGTCCGCCACCATCTTCTCCGCAAGCGCTGGAAGGTCGGCAACAGGCACCGAATATTTGCGACCGGCGGCCCGCAAGGCGAAAAGGCGCTCCTCGACCCGCTCCAGTTCCCGTGGATCGAATTCCGTCCGCCGCAGCGCCGCTTCGACCTCCATCTGCACACTGGACAATGTGTCGAGTGCGGTTCCAAGCAGTTGTACGGTCTCTTCGAGCAGCCCCGGAGCCTCATGGCTCTTGCGTTCAAGCCGGCGCATCATGGAAGCAATCAACGGCACCGGTGATGCATTGCCGTTCAAGAACTCGGAGGCCTCGGCAATATCGCCCGCAATCCGCTCGGATTTCTGCATCTGCGCCCGGCGATCTGCGAGGTCGTCTTCCTCACCATCCTGCGGCGAAAGCGTCTCAAGCTCCTCGACCGAGGACCGCAGATAATCGGCCTCGCGCGCGGCCGCCTCGACCTTGGCCTTGTGCACCTTGAAAGCGCGCTCGGCCTCCCGCCAGCGCCGATAGCTGTCACCCAGCGACAGCGCCTCGTCCGTCAAGCCTGCAAATGCGTCAAGGAGTGTGCGGTGGGCATCCGTGTCGATGAGCGCACGATCATCATGTTGGCCATGGATCTCGACCATCAACTGGCCCACCTGGCGCATGAGCTGCACACTCACCGGCTGGTCGTTGATATAGGCCCGTGTACGCCCGTCGGCGGATTGCACGCGTCTGAAGATCAGATCACCGTCGTCATCGACGCCATTGCCCCGCAGGAGCGCCCTGGCGGGGTGACTGCCTCCCACGTCGAACACCGCCGTGACCTGTCCCTTGTCCTCACCATGCCGCACCAGCGATCCGTCGCCCCGCCCGCCAAGGGCGAGAGACAGACTATCGAGAAGGATGGATTTACCAGCACCCGTTTCACCCGTGAGCACGGAGAGACCATTTTCGAACGCCAGATCAAGCCGCTCGATCAAAACGATATCGCGGATCGACAGCTGCACCAGCATGGTTCAATCACTCGCTCAACGGATAGGGGGAGCTTAGCTCCCGATCAGGAGATTGCGGCCTGCCCTGGCAATCCAGGAACCGGAGTTCTCGCGGGGCTCAAGACCACCGCTCTGCAGGAGCTTATAGGAATCTGCATACCACTGGCTGTCCGGATAATTGTGCCCAAGCACTGCCGCAGCAGTCTGAGCCTCCTGAACCACGCCCATCGCAAAGTAGGCCTCGACCAGACGCGCAAGCGCCTCTTCAATCTGGTTGGTATTCGGATACTGCTCAACAACGGTGCGGAAACGGGATACGGCTGCAAGATATTCCTTGCGCTCGAGATAATAGCGACCGACCTGCATTTCCTTGCCGGCCAACTGGTCGCGCGCGAAACGCATCTTAACCTGGGCATCCTCGACATATTCCGAGTTCGGATAGTTATCGACCACGCGCTGCATGGCTTCAATGGTACGAACGGAACTTCTCTGATCCTGGGTCACTGTCGGGATCTGCTTCCAGTGAGACAGCCCCACCAGATACTGGACGTAATCGGCATCTTCTGCCTCCGGATAGAGGCTCATGAACCGATTGCCTGTCGCGATCGCTTCATTGTAGCGACCGAGACGGTATTTCGTGAAGGTGCTCATGACCAACGACTTGCGCGACCAATCCGAGAAAGGATGCTGGGCATCAACGGCATCAAACTTGCGTGCCGCCTCCGACATATTGCCAGCCTTGATGTTGGCAAGACCCTGGTTGTAGAGAACCTCCGGCGGATCGGTTTCAACGCCCAGCTTGGTGATGTCGATATCAGGGTCCGTCTGGCAGGATGCAAGAACGCCCGCGAACGACATCATCAAACAAATGCTGGCAACACGCGCGGCTTTCTTCACAATATCCGACCCTACTTGATACATCCGAAAGTTCCCAATCGACGTTTCGCATTGAACGAAACATACGTTGGCGTTTCTAGCCACAAAAGCGGCATCAGGGCAACGCAGTGACGCCCATTTAACGCAAATTTATGGCAAGTCCGCCTTCACCAAAGTTTTTTACCGGTTGAACCTTCGGTTTTCCCAGGTCCATATGAAAAAGCCGCACACAAGGCGCGACTTCTCAAATTCCTTGAACTCATAAGAGGTTTCATGCGCTCCAGGGCGCGAATTCAGCCACCTGGACAGGCACGAATTCGCGGGCGCGAACCTGAAGACTGCGAACCGGCGATTCGACAACCTCGTAGCAGTCACGGCTGTCGAGGAGCGCCTTCAAGGCATTGGCATTCAACTTGTGGCCACCGCGATAAGAACGATAGCAACCGATAAACTGGGCTCCGGCCAAAGCAAGATCGCCGACCGCATCGAGTGTCTTGTGACGCACGAACTCGTCAGCGTAGCGCAGGCCTTCCACATTGATGACGGTATCGTCATCGGAAATGACGACCGAATTTTCCAGCGAAGAGCCAAGCGCAAAGCCAGCAGCCCACAGACGTTCAACGTCGCGCATGAAACCAAAGGTGCGCGCACGCGACAATTCGGTCTTGAATACATCTGCAGTCAGATCACCCGCCCACTTCTG from Peteryoungia desertarenae encodes the following:
- the ligA gene encoding NAD-dependent DNA ligase LigA; translated protein: MAVDLVAVEDLTEEQAVLELQRLAAEIAHHDALYHGKDAPQITDADYDALKRRNDAIEERFPGLVRSDSPSQRVGAAPAGIFAQVVHARPMLSLDNAFSDEDVTDFVSSVYRFLGQLPDGSIAFTAEPKIDGLSMSLRYENRKLVTAATRGDGTTGENVTANIRTITEIPTELPADAPDVVEVRGEVYMAKSDFLALNALMEAEGKQTYVNPRNTASGSLRQLDPKVTASRKLRFFAYAWGEMSEMPAETQWGMVETFNRWGFPVNPLTRRLNSVEEILAHYRDIGLQRAELDYDIDGVVYKVDRLDLQARLGFRSRSPRWATAHKFPAEQATTRLLAIDIQVGRTGALTPVARLEPITVGGVVVTNATLHNEDYIKGIGNSGEPLRDGRDIRVGDMVIVQRAGDVIPQIVDVVMDQRPDEAVSYVFPKNCPVCGSHAVREKNEKTGKLDSVTRCTGGFVCRAQAIEHIKHFVSRNAFDIEGLGTKQVDFFFESEDPALMIRTAPDIFTLKTRQERSLTKLENIEGFGRVSVGKLFDAIDARREIALNRFIFALGIRHVGETTAKLLARSYGSYTAFAAAMQGAGPRYGEAWNELNNIEGIGEVVAASIVEFFKEPRNLQVVGRLLDEVTPLDAEMPVASNSVVAGKTVVFTGSLERFTRDEAKARAESLGAKVAGSVSKKTDYVVAGPGAGSKLDKARELGVAVMTEDEWLSLIGG
- a CDS encoding phospholipase D-like domain-containing protein; amino-acid sequence: MYEFSTVYWPHVLATLSVIFGTIAATHAAMTKREVRSALGWVGVIVLSPLIGAMIYGVVGINRIRRASIRSRRAYQLDEIWRDLSQYTIGRSTVESQFGSAFGALKRLGDYVTRHPLSCSNRISMLETGDVTYEAMGAAIDAAERSIILETYIFDRDEVGLRLADRLIEAHRRGVAVRVLVDAVGARYSVPSIIGHLRDADVPVETFNGKVIAGLRLPYANLRTHRKIMVVDGQTAFVGGMNIRADFAGPNASLDTHFKVAGPVVAEILSIAAEDWHFETGEALVGGAWQIAFDDLPPGEPCLARAVASGPDANLEANHKVLIGAFSVAQRSIRIMSPYFLPDNIFLSALNTAARRGVSVEIVLPASNNLALVGHAMMAQLEPVLREGCRVYRAFGPFDHSKLLTVDDQWSFVGSSNLDSRSLRLNFEIDLEVYDRDFTAQINRRIQRSIDNSEELDLPTLRARPFPLRLFERFLWLGSPYL
- a CDS encoding outer membrane protein assembly factor BamD gives rise to the protein MYQVGSDIVKKAARVASICLMMSFAGVLASCQTDPDIDITKLGVETDPPEVLYNQGLANIKAGNMSEAARKFDAVDAQHPFSDWSRKSLVMSTFTKYRLGRYNEAIATGNRFMSLYPEAEDADYVQYLVGLSHWKQIPTVTQDQRSSVRTIEAMQRVVDNYPNSEYVEDAQVKMRFARDQLAGKEMQVGRYYLERKEYLAAVSRFRTVVEQYPNTNQIEEALARLVEAYFAMGVVQEAQTAAAVLGHNYPDSQWYADSYKLLQSGGLEPRENSGSWIARAGRNLLIGS
- the recN gene encoding DNA repair protein RecN, which gives rise to MLVQLSIRDIVLIERLDLAFENGLSVLTGETGAGKSILLDSLSLALGGRGDGSLVRHGEDKGQVTAVFDVGGSHPARALLRGNGVDDDGDLIFRRVQSADGRTRAYINDQPVSVQLMRQVGQLMVEIHGQHDDRALIDTDAHRTLLDAFAGLTDEALSLGDSYRRWREAERAFKVHKAKVEAAAREADYLRSSVEELETLSPQDGEEDDLADRRAQMQKSERIAGDIAEASEFLNGNASPVPLIASMMRRLERKSHEAPGLLEETVQLLGTALDTLSSVQMEVEAALRRTEFDPRELERVEERLFALRAAGRKYSVPVADLPALAEKMVADLADLDAGEERLGQLEAAVGEAKAHYHHLARALSEKRRNAASALSDAVMAELPALKLERARFMVEVTADSEAATAEGIDTVEFHVQTNPGTRPGPIMKVASGGELSRFLLALKVALADKGSAPTLVFDEIDTGVGGAVADAIGQRLKRLSDKVQVLSVTHAPQVAARASTHFLISKGPTGDNGEKIATRVAIMEPDHRREEIARMLAGASITDEARAAAAQLLAAGNRAG
- a CDS encoding GGDEF domain-containing protein translates to MFKAFIQRSISQDFDLAQFVNAQTIIRFSLRLAIRIALLAALIVILALSVMDLFGILRYPLMRDLLIGVAITLPLAFTLTMLTSLYVGYGVMHLATTRREYEHLSRTDMLSGLLNRRAFISEITDHMEGHLLLLDIDRFKQVNDHFGHQTGDHVIAAVSEKLKQSIGPQHLIARLGGEEFAVFFQDVEDTQVIRLAERARHAIASTEIPADGQIIRVTVSGGLARRRSGLSFAQAYAMADRALYCAKASGRNRLVSERELDPVIAEGLPVPMARHDLAVAT
- a CDS encoding DUF547 domain-containing protein; amino-acid sequence: MLYFISRLCVAIMIVLGVAGGAQAASFDHSALDALLKAHVKPWDKGRATRVDYDGFKRDRARLASYLEKTAAVSRATFDGWSKDEQLAFLINVYNAHTIESILTGYPGLKSIRDLGGVFASPWKREIVPLFGVMHSLDDVEHGMIRGSGRYNDPRIHFAVNCASIGCPDLRAEAYSGQALDRQLDEQTKLFLADRTRNRLNGQALEISSIFKWYGEDFETGFRGTNTIGAFLALYGEAMGLDATAQEAARRGDYRLRYLSYDWNLNGTK
- a CDS encoding endonuclease/exonuclease/phosphatase family protein yields the protein MAKSKPSLARTMIASLRNRDRSPADAGLSSASDHITVASYNVHKCVGTDGRFDPDRVIDVIREIGPDVIALQEADKRFGERIGLLDLGRLRLETGLVPVPVTPATKAHARAHGWRGNVLLFRQGIVKDVHQIALPGLEPRGALVAEIDLEGRASLRVIAAHLGLMRWARRQQADVILDLLQKRDARPTLLMGDFNEWRLGPGSALTRLEPMFGPLPPPVPSFPARLPVLSLDRIMANRPGLISEVSVHDSPLARRASDHLPLLARLDLATTVD